From Nicotiana tabacum cultivar K326 chromosome 15, ASM71507v2, whole genome shotgun sequence, the proteins below share one genomic window:
- the LOC107828953 gene encoding uncharacterized protein LOC107828953: protein MTTSAEQQNGYVGTTAAMATASSSRTTPAPAMRFISEDVPILGEETPENERFVVSEACKHSDFLCKNYILSCWEDDLYNVYRVMKISRELWNALEKNCKTEDARLKKFVAAKFLDFKMVDGMVINEAFQVAAFIEKLPPLWKDFKNYLKHKCKEMMLEDLIVRLRIEEDNKAAEKKSRENSTIMGTNIVEEASTSKKRKKSSGPKNYPRKKKFKGNCHNYGNVGHKAAECRAQKKDKKKSQANMIEKNDEIEDLCAMISECNLVGNPRE, encoded by the exons atgaCAACAAGTGCGGAACAACAAAATGGTTATGTTGGGACTACTGCTGCAATGGCAACTGCGTCTTCAAGTCGCACAACTCCTGCACCGGCGATG CGCTTTATCAGCGAAGACGTTCCAATTCTGGGAGAAGAAACTCCTGAAAATGAGCGATTTGTGGTCAGTGAGGCATGCAAGCATTCTGACTTCTTATGCAAAAACTATATTTTAAGTTGCTGGGAAGACGACTTGTACAATGTTTATAGAGTCATGAAAATATCAAGAGAATTGTGGAATGCTCTTGAAAAGAATTGCAAAACTGAAGATGCTAGATTAAAGAAGTTTGTGGCCGCTAAATTTCTGGATTTCAAAATGGTTGACG gtatggtcataaatgaaGCGTTTCAAGTTGCGGCATTTATTGAAAAGCTGCCTCCGCTATGGAAGGACTTTAAGAATTACTTAAAACATAAGTGCAAAGAGATGATGCTTGAAGACCTTATTGTTCGTCTACGGATTGAAGAGGACAACAAGGCTGCTGAGAAGAAGTCTCGTGAAAATTCAACAATTATGGGTACAAATATTGTTGAGGAAGCTTCAAcgagcaaaaagagaaagaagtcgTCTGGTCCAAAGAATTACCCAAGAAAAAAGAAGTTCAAAGGTAATTGCCACAACTATGGAAATGTTGGACACAAGGCTGCTGAATGTCGTGCACAAAAGAAGGACAAGAAGAAAAGTCAAGCCAACATGATTGAGAAGAATGATGAAATAGAAGATTTATGTGCCATGATTTCGGAGTGCAACCTAGTCGGAAATCCTAGAGAATAG